In a single window of the Gossypium hirsutum isolate 1008001.06 chromosome D02, Gossypium_hirsutum_v2.1, whole genome shotgun sequence genome:
- the LOC121214714 gene encoding uncharacterized protein: protein METIPRTETPRHSTSSGEGVHSQNLGSGGSSTVHYFAKHDTVKLAEHNFLLWKHQLLLILVGYGLEGFVLGTVLVPPVVLVGVDGQLTDNPAFLVHRKQDNFIASWLLSTVTDEILVHLTATKTSFEVWTTIEKRFGTTSSIKIASLRHALYSIKKASLTVKEYLAKVKTLSDSLMAVGSLVTEREQVSVILSGLPMEYESIRVFKSTTLVSLDLLTNMLLDCEARHLALLAEAPLQVNLVTKYQDNSGGSKSTYSQASKKGYSGSGRSWSHGRTRGTSQGWSRSRPQCQLCRKIGHVVQNCYHRFDENFSNQSPSVNFHQTRDFTHSSTACSSMVPCSGSCSHSPPSQTRLHSNQTWYPNSGACYT from the coding sequence ATGGAAACAATCCCTAGGACTGAGACCCCGCGTCATTCGACCAGTTCTGGAGAAGGTGTTCATTCGCAAAATCTTGGTAGTGGTGGTTCGTCGACAGTTCACTACTTTGCCAAACATGATACAGTCAAACTTGCTGAGCATAATTTCTTGTTATGGAAGCATCAACTTTTGCTGATTCTTGTAGGATATGGGCTTGAAGGTTTTGTATTGGGGACAGTTTTGGTTCCTCCAGTAGTTCTTGTAGGAGTTGATGGTCAACTGACGGATAATCCTGCGTTTCTTGTTCATAGAAAGCAGGACAATTTTATAGCTTCTTGGCTTCTCTCAACAGTTACTGATGAGATTTTGGTTCATCTCACAGCAACTAAGACAAGCTTTGAGGTTTGGACTACTATTGAAAAACGATTTGGTACCACATCAAGTATTAAAATAGCAAGTCTGCGTCATGCTTTGTATTCGATCAAGAAGGCTAGTTTAACTGTTAAAGAATACCTGGCTAAGGTAAAGACTCTTAGTGATAGTCTAATGGCAGTTGGAAGCTTGGTAACGGAAAGAGAACAAGTCAGTGTCATTTTGTCTGGTCTTCCTATGGAGTATGAGTCTATTAGAGTTTTTAAGTCTACAACTCTAGTGTCTTTGGATTTACTTACTAATATGCTTCTTGATTGTGAGGCTAGACACTTAGCTTTATTGGCAGAAGCTCCTTTGCAAGTGAATTTGGTAACCAAATATCAAGATAACTCAGGAGGTTCAAAGTCCACTTACTCTCAGGCTTCCAAGAAAGGGTATAGTGGTTCAGGTCGAAGCTGGTCTCATGGGAGAACTAGAGGTACTAGTCAGGGCTGGTCTAGGTCCAGGCCACAATGTCAGCTATGTAGGAAAATTGGGCATGTTGTTCAGAATTGTTATCATCGGTTTGATGAGAATTTTTCTAATCAGAGCCCTTCAGTCAATTTTCATCAGACTCGTGATTTTACTCATTCTTCGACAGCTTGCTCATCTATGGTTCCTTGCTCTGGCTCATGTTCGCATTCGCCACCCTCACAGACCCGTCTTCATTCTAATCAGACTTGGTATCCGAATTCGGGTGCATGTTACACCTGA